From Denitrovibrio acetiphilus DSM 12809, the proteins below share one genomic window:
- a CDS encoding LysE family translocator, with protein sequence MTEFLTVAVAHFLALISPGPDFFIIITKALRNGSGRAFYTCFGIASANGVYIILALIGFSAVREHVWVLSVMKVAGAGFLCYLGFMLLRSGKRDLYSSERVVHRHESVRMLFMTGFVSAILNPKNPIFYISLYSLFISRTTGLHIQALYGLWMFSAVLLWDVFIAFSVGNSRIRKLLNNYAHRIEQFSGAVIITLGLVLALG encoded by the coding sequence ATGACAGAATTTCTGACAGTGGCAGTCGCTCATTTTCTGGCGTTGATAAGCCCCGGTCCTGACTTTTTTATTATCATAACAAAAGCACTTCGTAATGGTTCCGGCAGAGCATTTTACACATGTTTTGGTATAGCTTCGGCAAACGGCGTATATATTATACTTGCGCTGATAGGTTTTTCTGCTGTGCGCGAGCATGTTTGGGTGCTGTCAGTTATGAAAGTAGCCGGGGCTGGCTTTCTCTGTTATCTCGGGTTTATGCTGCTGCGGTCCGGTAAGCGTGATCTTTATTCTTCCGAACGGGTGGTGCACAGGCATGAATCAGTAAGAATGCTTTTTATGACGGGGTTTGTGTCGGCGATACTGAACCCTAAAAATCCTATATTTTATATCAGTTTGTACAGCCTTTTTATCAGCAGAACCACCGGACTTCATATTCAGGCTCTCTATGGGCTATGGATGTTTTCTGCCGTACTTTTGTGGGATGTATTTATCGCTTTTTCCGTAGGGAACAGCCGGATCAGAAAGCTTCTGAACAATTATGCACACCGCATTGAACAGTTTTCCGGAGCTGTTATCATAACCTTGGGGCTTGTTTTAGCACTGGGATAG
- a CDS encoding AraC family transcriptional regulator: MSAKNIFWRDKKLPFLEIRQTEASTAEYKRHSHEEYFSVGAVDAGETVMSCGDTERLVSAGTLVFFNPDEIHSCNPADGHMRSYWMMYLEKDWCRNIQKEMFGCDDYMPVNICYALDQELFDDFLFICKSIINNDDLFDAEYELTRFCSYIFEKFCSARREADIHSNVLGEIESYLAENFFINISLDALAERFRQNRFHLLRSFRNAYGLPPHAYQMNLRIQRAKEMLRLGSSISETALAVGFTDQSHFHRMFRKLTAATPGEYLKGQ, encoded by the coding sequence ATGAGCGCAAAAAATATATTCTGGCGGGATAAGAAACTTCCGTTTCTTGAAATCCGGCAGACCGAAGCTAGCACGGCTGAATATAAGCGGCACTCCCACGAAGAATATTTTTCAGTAGGGGCTGTGGATGCCGGAGAGACTGTCATGTCATGTGGTGATACAGAGAGGCTTGTCAGTGCTGGTACTCTTGTGTTTTTTAATCCGGATGAAATCCATAGCTGCAATCCGGCAGATGGGCATATGCGTTCCTATTGGATGATGTACCTTGAAAAAGACTGGTGCAGAAACATTCAAAAAGAGATGTTTGGCTGTGACGATTATATGCCTGTCAATATCTGCTACGCTCTTGACCAGGAACTTTTCGATGATTTCTTATTTATATGCAAAAGTATTATAAACAACGATGATTTGTTTGACGCAGAATATGAACTAACCCGTTTTTGTTCTTATATCTTTGAAAAGTTCTGCTCTGCCAGACGGGAAGCAGATATCCATTCAAATGTTCTCGGAGAAATCGAGAGTTATCTTGCAGAGAATTTCTTTATCAATATTTCATTAGATGCTCTGGCGGAGAGATTTCGTCAGAACAGGTTTCATCTCTTACGTTCATTCCGGAATGCTTACGGGCTTCCGCCACATGCCTATCAGATGAATCTACGTATACAGAGGGCAAAAGAGATGCTTCGGCTGGGCAGTTCTATTTCTGAGACAGCCCTTGCTGTGGGGTTTACAGATCAGAGTCATTTTCACCGGATGTTTCGCAAGCTTACAGCCGCAACCCCGGGGGAATATCTAAAAGGTCAATAA
- a CDS encoding monovalent cation:proton antiporter family protein — translation MEIPILADITYIFATAAVSLAICSKLKVPEILGYLITGVLLGPNGFSVIHALHEVEMMAEIGVVLLLFAVGLEFSLSHLLALKKPALLGGGFQVTVTALVTGGVVYIMSHGNLSLAIITGMIVSLSSTAIVLKVLAGRGEMDSPHGRLSTAVLIFQDIAVIPMMLLIPVMAGTGDNVYIDLGVTGAKAVFIVAAIFIGARTLVPKVLYYVAASKNRELFLLVVVLIGLGTASLTYKAGLSLALGAFLAGIMVSESGYGQQALSSVIPFKDIFTGFFFVSIGMLIDFQIYADHPVLILSTAVLILFGKSVISALSILILKYPLKTAVVTGLALGQVGEFSFIMAKTGVSAGVLDSQHYKFAVAVIVLTMAAAPFAIKYGDMIAQLIVKLPMSERLREGAQSIFTRPSETFEDHIVIVGYGLAGRQLAASCRREGVRFIAIEMNPETVKKEHGKGTNIMYGDASSIEVLEHAQLNTARAIAITVPDPVAVRKIVETARAEHPYIHIVARTRYALELSPLKKLGANAVISEEIESANKLVSEVMGRFDTEGKQVAADSIAGVDVRKITVPVASKCSGKNLRTLDLRYKYGVTVLSVTRGGRIMSNPSCDFTIIERDELLVMGGTKEINKFGGLLKAQG, via the coding sequence ATGGAAATACCTATTTTAGCTGATATCACATATATATTCGCAACAGCCGCCGTTTCTCTTGCGATATGTTCAAAGTTGAAAGTGCCGGAGATTCTCGGGTATCTGATAACCGGAGTTTTGCTGGGGCCTAACGGATTTTCTGTAATACATGCCCTGCACGAAGTAGAAATGATGGCGGAAATTGGTGTCGTACTTCTGCTTTTCGCTGTGGGGCTGGAATTTTCACTTTCTCATCTGCTGGCACTGAAAAAACCCGCACTTCTTGGCGGTGGTTTTCAGGTGACTGTCACAGCACTTGTCACAGGCGGAGTAGTATATATTATGTCTCACGGCAATCTTTCACTGGCAATAATAACGGGTATGATAGTTTCGCTATCCTCCACTGCAATAGTGCTTAAGGTTCTTGCCGGACGGGGCGAGATGGATTCGCCTCACGGAAGGCTGTCAACAGCCGTGCTGATATTTCAGGATATCGCTGTTATCCCCATGATGCTCCTGATACCTGTCATGGCTGGCACAGGGGACAATGTTTATATAGATCTCGGTGTTACAGGAGCGAAGGCGGTATTTATAGTCGCAGCAATCTTTATCGGTGCACGGACACTTGTACCGAAAGTTTTATATTATGTAGCCGCTTCTAAAAACAGAGAGCTTTTTTTGCTGGTGGTGGTTCTTATAGGTCTTGGGACGGCATCTTTAACTTATAAGGCTGGTCTTTCGCTTGCCCTTGGTGCTTTTCTGGCTGGGATTATGGTCAGTGAGTCCGGATATGGTCAGCAGGCTCTCAGCAGTGTTATTCCTTTCAAAGATATTTTTACAGGATTCTTTTTTGTTTCTATAGGCATGCTGATTGATTTTCAGATATATGCGGATCATCCTGTACTCATACTTTCAACAGCGGTGCTGATACTTTTTGGTAAGTCTGTTATCTCTGCGTTATCCATATTAATTTTGAAATATCCGCTTAAAACCGCTGTGGTCACGGGGCTGGCTCTCGGACAGGTGGGGGAATTTTCTTTCATAATGGCGAAAACAGGTGTTTCCGCCGGTGTCCTCGACAGTCAGCATTATAAGTTTGCTGTGGCGGTGATTGTGCTGACTATGGCAGCCGCTCCTTTTGCCATTAAGTATGGCGATATGATAGCACAGCTTATTGTCAAACTGCCTATGTCTGAGAGATTGCGGGAGGGTGCGCAGAGCATATTTACCCGACCTTCGGAAACTTTTGAGGATCATATCGTAATAGTCGGTTACGGACTTGCCGGGCGACAGCTTGCTGCATCCTGCCGTAGGGAAGGCGTGCGCTTCATTGCGATAGAGATGAATCCAGAGACAGTTAAGAAGGAACATGGTAAAGGCACAAATATAATGTATGGCGACGCTTCATCTATCGAAGTGCTGGAGCATGCACAGCTTAATACAGCCAGAGCCATTGCCATCACAGTGCCAGATCCCGTTGCAGTTAGAAAGATAGTTGAAACCGCCCGTGCAGAGCATCCGTATATACACATTGTAGCGCGGACGAGATACGCTCTGGAGCTTTCACCCCTTAAAAAGCTTGGCGCTAATGCAGTGATTTCAGAAGAGATAGAGTCTGCCAATAAGCTGGTGAGCGAGGTCATGGGCAGGTTTGATACAGAGGGTAAGCAGGTCGCTGCGGATAGCATTGCCGGTGTTGACGTGCGTAAAATAACTGTACCGGTAGCGTCAAAATGCTCTGGTAAAAACCTTCGCACACTTGACCTGCGGTATAAGTACGGCGTTACTGTTCTGTCGGTAACAAGGGGTGGAAGAATTATGTCAAACCCTTCCTGCGATTTTACAATTATCGAGCGTGACGAATTGCTTGTGATGGGAGGAACCAAAGAAATTAATAAATTTGGCGGTCTGCTGAAGGCACAGGGGTGA
- the ispF gene encoding 2-C-methyl-D-erythritol 2,4-cyclodiphosphate synthase, with the protein MKIKTGIGFDAHRFAAGRELYVGGIKIDSPYGLDGHSDADVLIHAIIDALAGPALGRDIGNLFPDNDIKYKNIDSKVLLADAVKLIKDAGWTISNVDAQIIAQKPKMAPHIPAMRKVLAEIIEIPEEDMTIKATTTEKMGFTGRGEGVASIAVATLIK; encoded by the coding sequence ATGAAAATTAAAACAGGAATCGGATTCGACGCCCATAGGTTTGCAGCGGGTCGGGAGTTGTATGTCGGCGGCATAAAGATTGACTCCCCATACGGTCTGGACGGACACAGCGACGCTGATGTTCTCATTCATGCGATTATTGATGCCCTTGCAGGTCCTGCACTCGGACGTGACATAGGAAATCTCTTTCCCGACAATGACATTAAATACAAAAACATAGATTCAAAAGTCCTCCTTGCTGACGCAGTCAAACTCATAAAAGATGCCGGCTGGACGATATCAAACGTTGATGCACAGATAATAGCCCAGAAGCCCAAGATGGCTCCTCACATACCTGCAATGAGAAAAGTTCTGGCAGAAATCATAGAAATCCCCGAAGAGGACATGACTATCAAAGCAACGACAACAGAAAAGATGGGGTTTACCGGCAGGGGTGAAGGGGTGGCATCAATCGCTGTAGCGACACTTATCAAATAA
- a CDS encoding putative motility protein has product MDMLTSLAGSISQMKAAETAYEANVKVMKSALDVQKQTGNSLISLLEGGEVNKAEKGASTGSSIDVLA; this is encoded by the coding sequence ATGGATATGTTGACATCACTTGCGGGTTCCATCTCACAGATGAAGGCAGCGGAGACTGCATACGAGGCAAACGTAAAAGTTATGAAGAGTGCGCTGGATGTTCAGAAGCAGACAGGTAACTCCCTTATAAGCCTTTTGGAAGGCGGTGAAGTGAATAAGGCGGAAAAAGGAGCCTCCACAGGTTCCAGTATTGACGTTCTTGCCTGA
- a CDS encoding ABC transporter substrate-binding protein: protein MKKILFIILVSAFAASAYAEIRLGALLSVTGGASFLGDPEKSTLEMLIEQTNAAGGINGEKIKLFIYDTQGREDRAINYINRLAQKDKVLAIIGPSTTGESLAVINRASGFKVPLISCAASARIVTPPNIFVYKTPQSDVHIAERLFSYLADNKMKTLALLSVQNGFGQTGRNAVLTTAEKYGIEIVADEKYMDKDKDVTVQLSKIKDKNADAVLCWAAGGSPAIVARNAAQLGIKNLYMSHGVASPKFIDLAGDAANGIKLAAGRIVVTEKLDETDKYKAILSKYTNDYEQYTGKQVSQFGGYAYDAFTLFKAAYMKSGKNRVKLAQELQNLKNVLSVTGEFNMTETDHNGLSKEAAIMLEIRDGQFIPLK, encoded by the coding sequence ATGAAAAAGATTTTATTTATCATTCTTGTCTCGGCATTCGCCGCAAGCGCGTATGCAGAGATCAGACTCGGTGCATTACTCTCGGTTACAGGCGGCGCAAGCTTTCTTGGCGACCCCGAAAAAAGCACACTCGAAATGCTGATCGAACAGACAAACGCCGCTGGCGGCATTAACGGAGAAAAAATTAAACTGTTCATTTATGACACCCAAGGGCGCGAAGACAGAGCGATAAACTATATCAACAGACTAGCACAGAAAGACAAAGTGCTCGCCATCATAGGTCCCTCAACCACAGGCGAATCATTAGCCGTTATCAACAGAGCTTCCGGGTTCAAAGTTCCGCTGATATCCTGCGCAGCCAGTGCAAGGATTGTCACTCCGCCAAACATTTTCGTATACAAAACACCCCAGTCAGACGTACACATTGCTGAAAGATTATTTAGCTATCTTGCGGATAATAAAATGAAAACCCTTGCACTCCTCTCTGTGCAGAACGGATTTGGTCAGACAGGACGTAACGCCGTACTTACCACCGCTGAGAAATACGGAATAGAGATCGTCGCTGACGAAAAATACATGGACAAAGACAAAGACGTAACTGTCCAGCTTTCCAAAATAAAAGACAAGAACGCAGATGCAGTCCTCTGCTGGGCAGCAGGAGGCTCTCCAGCTATCGTAGCAAGAAACGCCGCTCAACTAGGCATAAAAAACCTCTATATGTCACACGGGGTCGCTTCACCAAAATTCATCGATCTTGCAGGCGATGCTGCCAACGGTATCAAACTCGCGGCTGGCAGAATAGTTGTTACCGAAAAGCTGGATGAAACAGACAAATACAAGGCTATACTTAGCAAATACACTAACGATTATGAACAGTATACAGGAAAGCAGGTTTCACAGTTCGGCGGATACGCTTATGATGCTTTCACCCTTTTCAAAGCTGCATACATGAAGTCCGGAAAAAACAGAGTTAAACTAGCTCAAGAGCTGCAAAACCTTAAAAACGTCCTTTCTGTAACAGGGGAATTTAATATGACCGAAACAGACCACAACGGACTCTCCAAAGAAGCCGCTATCATGCTTGAGATCAGAGACGGTCAGTTTATCCCACTGAAATAA
- a CDS encoding ABC transporter substrate-binding protein — protein sequence MKKVLIITLMLCLSATAFAEIRLGALFAVTGPTSFLGNPEKLTVEMLVDQINDAGGINGEKIKLFVYDTQGREDRAISYFKRLATKDRVLAVLGPSRTGCALAIKNLAIRYKVPFIACAASATIVEPANAFIYKTPQSDIHVAEKLFDHLKSKGKTNVALISAQSGYGATGRDAVLQNAERFGINIIADEKFMDTDKEMTAQLSKIKDKNVDAVICWAAGAAPAIVARNAKALGMNNIYMTQGIASRKFIELAGDAAEGVKLTAGRLIVADKLDDTDRFKTMLMKYKTDYESKFGGSVSVFGGHAYDAFGLFAAAVAKSGKDPVKLANELQQIKGFMGTAGEFNMSNSDHTGLSKDSFIIAEIKNGEFVPAE from the coding sequence ATGAAAAAGGTATTAATTATAACACTTATGCTGTGCCTTTCAGCTACAGCATTCGCTGAAATCAGGCTGGGAGCACTATTCGCCGTGACAGGCCCGACAAGCTTCCTCGGCAACCCGGAGAAACTCACTGTGGAAATGCTTGTGGATCAGATAAACGATGCAGGCGGAATTAACGGAGAAAAGATAAAACTCTTCGTATATGATACGCAGGGGCGGGAAGACAGAGCTATATCTTACTTCAAAAGACTTGCCACAAAAGATAGAGTCCTTGCTGTACTCGGACCAAGCAGGACAGGATGCGCTCTCGCCATAAAAAATCTTGCAATAAGATACAAAGTCCCTTTTATTGCCTGCGCCGCAAGTGCAACAATAGTGGAACCGGCTAATGCATTCATATATAAAACACCTCAATCTGATATACATGTTGCTGAAAAACTTTTTGACCACCTTAAGTCCAAAGGGAAAACAAATGTGGCTCTCATATCTGCCCAAAGCGGTTACGGCGCGACGGGGAGAGATGCTGTTCTCCAGAATGCCGAGCGCTTCGGGATTAACATCATCGCTGATGAGAAATTTATGGACACAGATAAAGAGATGACCGCGCAGCTTTCCAAAATAAAAGATAAAAACGTAGACGCTGTTATCTGTTGGGCAGCGGGAGCAGCTCCTGCCATTGTCGCCAGAAACGCTAAAGCCCTCGGTATGAACAATATATACATGACCCAAGGGATTGCCTCCAGAAAATTCATAGAGCTCGCAGGAGATGCCGCAGAAGGCGTTAAACTTACAGCAGGCAGACTCATCGTAGCAGACAAACTGGACGATACTGACAGATTTAAAACTATGCTTATGAAATATAAAACAGACTACGAATCAAAATTCGGCGGCTCGGTTTCGGTTTTCGGCGGGCACGCATATGATGCTTTCGGGCTGTTTGCTGCTGCCGTGGCAAAATCCGGGAAAGATCCTGTCAAGCTTGCAAATGAACTTCAGCAGATCAAAGGATTTATGGGAACTGCCGGTGAGTTCAACATGTCTAACAGTGACCATACAGGTCTCTCAAAAGATTCTTTCATAATCGCAGAGATAAAAAACGGAGAATTTGTTCCGGCAGAATAA
- the csrA gene encoding carbon storage regulator CsrA: protein MLVLSRKINESIIIGDGIEVKIVDVSGRNVKIGIDAPRDVSVHRKEVYEAILNENIEATKKENLVSFIDFFKQHKKD from the coding sequence ATGCTTGTATTATCAAGGAAGATAAACGAAAGCATAATCATCGGGGACGGCATCGAAGTTAAAATTGTTGATGTCTCCGGTCGAAACGTAAAAATAGGTATAGACGCCCCCAGAGATGTGAGCGTTCACCGTAAAGAAGTGTATGAAGCTATTCTGAATGAAAATATCGAAGCTACTAAAAAGGAAAATCTGGTGTCTTTCATAGATTTCTTTAAGCAGCATAAAAAAGACTAA